A stretch of DNA from Yoonia sp. BS5-3:
TATCGAAGCGTTCAAAAAAGTCGGTCCATCCGGCCACGGTATCCCCGACCTTGGTGCCAAGCGCGCGGAAGGCCGCGATGCGCGGCGGGGTGGTTAGGGCCTGATGGGTGACATCAAGGGGCATCACCGTCAGCGGAACGCCTGCGCCAAATACGATTTCGGCGGCTTCGGGATCGACATAAATATTGAACTCGGCCGTGGGGGTAATATTGCCCACTTCAAAATACGCGCCGCCCATCAGCACAATTTCCTGTATGCGCGGGATAATGTCAGGGGCGCGCTGCATCGCTGTGGCAATGTTGGTCAGCGGACCAATCGGGCAGAGGGTTACCGTGCCGCTGGGCTCATTACGCAGGGTCTCGATGATGAAATCGACGCCATGTTGTTGCTGTAGATCCATACGCGGGTCGGGCAAATCAGCGCCATCAAGGCCTGTTTTGCCATGGACATGCTCTGCCGTGACCAGATCGCGCTGCAGCGGCTTATCGCAACCAGCAAAGACCTTGATATCCGTCCAGCCTGCCAATTCGCAGACGATCCGGGCGTTCTTGTGGCCCAGCGGCAGGGGCACATTGCCCGCGACGGCGGTGATGCCCATCAGATCGATCTCTTCAGGTGACGCCAGAGCGAGAAGGATGGCGACGGCGTCGTCTTGACCGGGGTCGGTGTCTATTATGATCTT
This window harbors:
- a CDS encoding nucleoside hydrolase — its product is MPPRKIIIDTDPGQDDAVAILLALASPEEIDLMGITAVAGNVPLPLGHKNARIVCELAGWTDIKVFAGCDKPLQRDLVTAEHVHGKTGLDGADLPDPRMDLQQQHGVDFIIETLRNEPSGTVTLCPIGPLTNIATAMQRAPDIIPRIQEIVLMGGAYFEVGNITPTAEFNIYVDPEAAEIVFGAGVPLTVMPLDVTHQALTTPPRIAAFRALGTKVGDTVAGWTDFFERFDMEKYGSEGAPLHDPCTIAYLIAPTLFQGRHINVEIETTSPLTVGMTVADWWRVTDRPANAMFMRDIDAEGFYGLLAERLARL